In Flavobacterium lacustre, a genomic segment contains:
- a CDS encoding DUF7619 domain-containing protein, which translates to MKKQFFILIIAFASNTLTAQTITFPDAIFKVKLLESNASSTIAQNLSGDYIAIDSNKNGEIEITEALQVGYLDLENSSISSLIGIENFTNLVSLKCSNNQISNLDISKLTILTDLNCDNNILNTLLIQGANNLQNIYCQSNELTTLNANDLSNLLTVDCSDNKLVSLNLNNLNNLQSLTCNSNTISSLYLDDLISLLTLECSRNTLKSLELKKLTNITSLNCNFNQLSSLDVSTLKDLTNLNCANNQLTFLTIDGLVNLSNLNCNNNQLTALNTTSLTAISYLYCTTNNLESLLVQSLMNLKVLDFTNNKITTLNINGLTNLTYLYCNNNELVSLDATNQTGLQFLFVANNQLESLFIKNGSTEGSLLISGNTNLSYICADESEIEYVQDEISNNGYTNCFVNNYCSFVPGGNYYTIEGKNKLDYNTNGCDALDGNFPNLKLAITDDVTTIGIVPDLTGTYSHGVKEGTYTISPVLENPTYYTISPASQSATFPDVVSPFSASFCILPNGSHTDLEITLLPLNNATSNHDCTYKAIYKNKGTVTQSGIINLTFDANALNLVTTNPSFSSQSNSNLNWNFTNLQPQETRTIIVTFTVKPSVNDGHLLSYKSLITNTLDETPNDNSADLIQTVVTDSNSNDKICLEGRTISPIKVGDYLHYMIRFENSGSTIAKNIILKDIINTSKFDITTLVPINGSHPFTTKITANTSVEFIFENINLPFETDNNRGYVAFKIKTIPILVNGDEITNSASIYFDYSHPLSTNIASISIQTLEIPNYVFSDFFTIHPNPVKNILNIVDKKQDEINAITIYNTLGQLVQTFIKTDNNAIAIDVSQLKAGIYSIKINAGKRITTSKFIKE; encoded by the coding sequence ATGAAAAAACAATTTTTTATATTAATTATTGCCTTTGCCAGCAATACTTTAACAGCACAAACAATAACTTTTCCTGATGCTATTTTTAAAGTAAAATTATTGGAATCAAATGCTAGTTCTACAATTGCGCAAAATTTATCCGGAGATTACATTGCAATTGATAGTAATAAAAATGGGGAAATTGAAATTACTGAGGCCTTACAAGTAGGCTATTTAGACTTAGAAAACTCTTCTATTAGCTCATTAATAGGTATTGAAAACTTCACAAATCTTGTTTCTTTAAAATGCAGTAACAATCAAATTAGCAATTTAGACATTAGTAAATTAACAATACTAACTGATTTGAATTGCGACAATAATATATTAAACACACTTCTAATTCAAGGCGCAAACAATCTACAAAATATATACTGTCAATCAAATGAACTGACTACACTAAATGCTAATGATTTAAGCAACCTACTAACTGTAGATTGCAGCGACAATAAATTGGTGTCATTAAATTTGAACAATCTGAATAATCTTCAATCTTTAACTTGCAATAGCAATACCATATCATCATTATATCTAGATGATTTGATTAGTCTGCTTACACTTGAATGCAGCAGAAATACTCTTAAATCACTAGAATTAAAAAAGTTAACAAATATCACAAGTTTAAATTGTAATTTTAATCAACTCTCTTCTTTAGATGTAAGTACACTAAAAGATCTTACCAACTTAAACTGTGCTAATAATCAATTAACATTCCTAACAATTGATGGATTAGTAAACCTTTCTAATTTAAATTGCAATAATAATCAACTAACAGCATTAAACACAACCAGTTTAACAGCTATTTCTTATTTGTACTGTACTACCAATAATTTAGAATCATTACTCGTTCAAAGCCTGATGAACCTAAAAGTTTTGGATTTTACAAATAATAAAATTACAACTTTAAACATCAACGGATTGACCAATCTTACTTATTTGTATTGTAACAATAATGAACTTGTTTCCTTAGATGCAACTAACCAAACCGGATTGCAATTTTTATTTGTTGCTAACAATCAACTGGAAAGTCTTTTTATAAAAAATGGTAGCACTGAAGGTTCCCTGCTTATTTCAGGAAATACAAATCTAAGTTATATCTGTGCCGATGAATCAGAGATAGAGTATGTTCAGGATGAAATTTCGAATAATGGCTACACCAATTGTTTTGTAAATAATTATTGTTCCTTTGTTCCAGGAGGAAATTATTATACTATTGAAGGTAAAAACAAACTAGACTACAACACTAATGGTTGTGATGCTTTGGATGGTAACTTTCCAAATCTTAAATTAGCCATTACTGATGACGTGACAACAATAGGAATTGTTCCGGATTTGACAGGCACTTATTCTCATGGAGTAAAAGAAGGTACTTACACCATATCACCTGTACTAGAAAATCCAACTTATTACACTATCTCTCCAGCCAGCCAGTCAGCTACTTTTCCTGATGTTGTAAGTCCTTTTTCTGCTTCTTTTTGTATCCTACCAAATGGCAGCCATACTGATTTAGAGATTACACTTTTGCCCTTAAACAATGCTACAAGCAATCATGACTGCACGTATAAAGCTATCTACAAAAACAAAGGAACTGTAACACAATCCGGAATAATAAATCTAACTTTTGATGCTAATGCTTTAAATTTAGTAACTACCAATCCAAGCTTTTCCTCTCAAAGCAACAGTAATTTGAATTGGAATTTTACAAATTTACAACCACAAGAAACTCGAACTATTATAGTAACTTTTACAGTCAAGCCTTCTGTAAATGACGGACATCTATTAAGCTATAAATCACTCATAACAAATACCTTAGACGAAACACCTAATGATAATAGTGCAGATTTGATTCAAACTGTAGTGACCGATTCAAATTCAAATGATAAAATATGTTTAGAAGGCAGAACCATTTCACCAATAAAAGTGGGAGACTATTTGCATTATATGATTCGTTTTGAAAATTCCGGTTCAACAATAGCCAAAAATATAATTTTGAAAGATATTATTAACACCTCAAAATTTGATATTACAACACTTGTTCCTATAAACGGAAGCCATCCATTCACAACAAAAATTACAGCTAATACATCCGTGGAATTCATTTTCGAAAATATCAATTTGCCTTTTGAAACAGACAACAATAGAGGCTATGTTGCATTCAAAATCAAAACAATACCTATTCTTGTAAATGGAGATGAAATAACAAACTCAGCAAGTATTTATTTCGATTATTCCCATCCCCTTTCAACAAACATAGCATCAATAAGTATACAAACATTAGAAATACCAAACTATGTTTTTTCAGATTTTTTTACAATTCATCCTAACCCTGTAAAAAATATTTTGAATATCGTGGATAAAAAACAAGATGAAATTAACGCAATAACTATTTACAACACACTTGGTCAATTAGTTCAAACTTTTATAAAAACAGATAACAATGCGATAGCTATAGATGTTTCGCAACTTAAAGCGGGTATTTATTCTATCAAAATAAATGCCGGCAAAAGGATTACAACTTCAAAATTTATAAAGGAATAA
- a CDS encoding DUF6577 family protein, producing MDKSFKIKELNLFFKDYETFSRGELYTFYLQFDKELKETTFRWRIYNLKQLKVINTVARSVYTLSSKSEFYPAISAKEEKIFNAISRQFPMLKGCIWNTNIVNELMLHIPNKALIIIEVENEAIELVFNFLKNEGHKNLFFLPSEKEIQHYIAPLENAIIVQSLVTKSPTQLISKTTTTTLEKLLVDIYSNKNLFSTYQGTELVHIFNKAHIKYILDFSKMLSYASRRNKKKELMEFLETKTDIKNTFTK from the coding sequence TTGGACAAATCATTTAAAATAAAAGAACTAAACTTATTTTTCAAGGACTATGAAACGTTCTCGAGAGGGGAATTGTACACCTTTTATTTGCAATTCGATAAAGAGTTAAAAGAAACTACTTTCCGTTGGAGAATATACAATTTAAAACAGTTAAAAGTAATCAATACTGTAGCAAGAAGTGTATATACGCTTTCGAGTAAATCGGAATTTTATCCTGCTATTTCTGCAAAAGAAGAAAAAATATTTAATGCTATTTCCAGACAGTTTCCAATGCTAAAAGGCTGTATTTGGAACACGAATATAGTAAATGAATTGATGCTGCACATTCCAAATAAAGCATTAATAATCATTGAAGTGGAGAATGAAGCAATAGAATTAGTTTTTAATTTCTTAAAAAATGAGGGACATAAGAATCTTTTCTTTCTACCAAGTGAAAAAGAAATACAGCATTATATAGCGCCTTTAGAAAATGCAATAATTGTGCAATCATTAGTTACAAAATCGCCTACACAGTTGATTTCAAAAACAACAACGACAACTTTAGAAAAACTTTTGGTCGATATTTATTCCAATAAAAATCTATTCAGCACCTATCAAGGAACCGAATTAGTTCACATTTTTAATAAAGCACACATAAAATACATTTTAGATTTTTCTAAAATGTTAAGTTATGCCTCCAGAAGAAATAAAAAAAAGGAACTAATGGAGTTTTTAGAAACCAAAACAGATATTAAAAACACGTTTACTAAATGA
- a CDS encoding nucleotidyl transferase AbiEii/AbiGii toxin family protein, which translates to MIDKKSLSKDWIEQKRMLVSKKDPSIMESMIYALYLLEQLKLSKLDFIFKGGTSLILLLENPSRFSVDIDIIVNPGITKEEIEKYLSIILKEETFLSCTLDEKRSYNEGIPKAHYSFKYKSAVPTLSKENEKVNNPEREILLDILFSENHYPKLIEVPIKTDWLLHINEEITVLVPDINAIAGDKLTAYAPNTTGILYGKDKEKEIIKQLFDIGCLFDYIDDFEVFETSFMAIALKEIEYRKKQKINSIETILNDIIETSLLIAKRENQLNEKDKNNYAELIRGINQFNHFVYSGAFRIEDAQLASAKAAFLAANVLSKSKSKIIRFNDKNSEHLTLIQHPDYNFLNKKLKFVAKGEALFYWKKTIELIS; encoded by the coding sequence ATGATAGATAAAAAATCACTCTCAAAGGATTGGATCGAACAAAAAAGAATGTTGGTTTCAAAAAAAGACCCAAGCATAATGGAAAGTATGATTTATGCTTTGTATTTGCTCGAACAGCTTAAATTATCGAAACTTGATTTTATTTTCAAAGGGGGAACGAGTTTAATATTGCTTTTAGAAAATCCAAGTCGTTTTTCAGTTGATATAGATATCATTGTAAATCCAGGAATAACAAAAGAGGAAATCGAAAAGTATCTTTCAATAATTCTAAAAGAGGAAACCTTTTTGAGTTGTACTTTAGATGAAAAACGAAGTTACAATGAAGGTATTCCAAAAGCACATTATAGCTTCAAATACAAATCGGCTGTACCTACATTATCAAAAGAAAATGAAAAAGTAAACAATCCGGAAAGAGAGATACTTTTGGATATTTTGTTTTCAGAAAATCATTATCCGAAATTAATTGAAGTTCCAATAAAAACAGATTGGCTCCTACACATAAACGAAGAAATAACCGTTTTAGTTCCTGATATTAATGCCATAGCTGGAGATAAATTAACGGCTTATGCACCCAACACAACAGGTATTTTGTACGGTAAAGACAAAGAAAAAGAGATTATCAAACAACTCTTTGATATAGGATGTTTATTTGATTACATAGATGATTTTGAAGTGTTTGAAACTTCCTTTATGGCAATAGCGCTGAAAGAAATAGAATATAGAAAAAAACAAAAAATTAATTCAATCGAAACTATTTTGAACGACATTATTGAAACCAGTTTATTAATAGCAAAGAGAGAAAATCAGCTTAATGAAAAGGATAAAAATAATTATGCAGAATTAATAAGAGGTATCAATCAATTCAATCATTTTGTTTACAGTGGAGCGTTTAGGATAGAGGATGCACAATTAGCAAGTGCAAAAGCCGCTTTTCTTGCAGCAAATGTTTTATCTAAATCAAAAAGTAAGATCATCCGCTTTAACGATAAAAATTCAGAACATCTAACATTAATTCAACATCCTGATTATAACTTTCTAAACAAAAAATTAAAGTTTGTTGCAAAAGGAGAAGCGCTTTTCTATTGGAAAAAAACCATTGAATTAATTTCTTAA